The following proteins come from a genomic window of Macadamia integrifolia cultivar HAES 741 chromosome 14, SCU_Mint_v3, whole genome shotgun sequence:
- the LOC122060783 gene encoding aspartic proteinase nepenthesin-1-like — translation MDTGSHTTWVQCEGCNPCFSLIQTPNFPFQRSQSYRSIPCGHQECPTPREACYGSSCGFKARYGSSVGPSTRETIAKETLTFSSDRLGDTELHDNIFLACGLENQNIRFPQPNKIAGVLGLGPGGPGTSPIWSQVLKKRFSYCLAASEQTSSRLHIGEGARMVGPQVVSTPLVKGANPSLYYVGLKDIGIAGTRLRIQGLYAGGCIIDTGAPYSSLLPNAYAMVRNGFIQYFAQFGMQPYGNGSRPSDLPRFDLCFPRTPPGFRFPTMTFHFRGADLVVQPTSVFVVGANFICVALKSSDKKTMLGAYQQTQHEFSFDLEIGNRGTLFFAPNNCGAPT, via the coding sequence ATGGATACTGGAAGCCACACTACTTGGGTTCAATGTGAAGGTTGCAATCCATGCTTTTCCCTAATACAGACACCCAATTTCCCATTTCAAAGATCTCAAAGTTATAGGTCCATTCCATGTGGTCACCAAGAGTGTCCGACTCCAAGAGAAGCTTGCTATGGATCATCCTGTGGATTCAAAGCAAGATACGGTAGTTCCGTTGGGCCTTCGACAAGGGAAACCATCGCAAAAGAGACCTTAACCTTCTCTTCTGATAGATTGGGAGATACAGAATTGCATGACAACATATTCTTGGCATGTGGCTTAGAGAATCAAAACATTCGCTTTCCACAACCGAATAAAATTGCTGGAGTATTGGGATTAGGGCCTGGAGGCCCTGGAACTTCTCCGATATGGAGCCAAGTACTAAAAAAACGCTTCTCTTATTGCTTAGCTGCCTCTGAGCAAACCAGTTCTCGGTTACATATTGGAGAAGGTGCAAGGATGGTAGGACCACAAGTTGTGTCTACACCATTGGTGAAAGGAGCTAACCCTTCACTCTACTATGTGGGATTGAAAGATATTGGCATTGCAGGGACTCGCCTTAGGATACAAGGATTATACGCCGGTGGTTGCATCATAGATACAGGAGCTCCGTATAGTTCACTACTTCCTAATGCTTATGCCATGGTGAGAAATGGTTTTATTCAGTATTTCGCACAGTTTGGTATGCAACCATACGGTAATGGAAGTAGACCAAGCGATCTGCCTAGATTTGATCTCTGTTTCCCTAGGACGCCGCCTGGTTTTAGGTTTCCAACTATGACATTCCATTTCAGAGGAGCTGATCTTGTTGTGCAGCCTACTAGTGTTTTTGTAGTAGGGGCAAATTTTATTTGTGTTGCACTTAAATCAAGCGACAAAAAAACAATGCTTGGAGCTTATCAGCAAACCCAACATGAGTTCTCCTTTGATTTGGAGATTGGAAATAGAGGAACTCTCTTCTTTGCTCCGAACAATTGTGGAGCCCCTACTTGa
- the LOC122060784 gene encoding uncharacterized protein LOC122060784 produces MLISYQIFFGISNSFSAKIWSILKGIKLARAKGFQQLWIESDSSVVVSFFHHRLIPWFALQVWNHILSYLNAIVWKISHCYREANPVADFLAKETAKTGTSFDDVSLSLRIRHELAIDEAGRTCFRFLR; encoded by the coding sequence ATGTTGATCAGCTATCAGATTTTCTTCGGAATTTCGAATAGCTTCTCAGCAAAGATATGGAGTATTTTGAAAGGGATTAAGCTCGCTCGTGCCAAGGGCTTTCAGCAGTTGTGGATTGAGTCTGACTCTTCTGTGGTAGTTTCCTTCTTTCACCATAGGCttattccatggtttgctcttCAGGTGTGGAACCATATTCTTAGCTACTTAAATGCTATTGTGTGGAAGATATCCCACTGTTACAGAGAAGCCAACCCTGTTGCGGATTTTCTGGCTAAGGAAACTGCTAAAACTGGGACATCTTTTGATGATGTTTCTCTATCTCTTCGCATCAGGCATGAATTAGCTATTGACGAAGCAGGCCGTACTTGCTTTAGATTTTTGAGATAG